One genomic region from Tripterygium wilfordii isolate XIE 37 chromosome 20, ASM1340144v1, whole genome shotgun sequence encodes:
- the LOC119987081 gene encoding transmembrane 9 superfamily member 2-like, with amino-acid sequence MAEKMVAMLFVAVLMLMAVDQVRSDASNHRYKEGDQVPLYANKVGPFHNPSETYRYYDLPFCLPDDLKEKSEALGEVLNGDRLVSAPYKLDFLRDKDSERVCKKTFTKEQVLQFRSAVKKDYYFQMFYDDLPIWGFLGMVDKEGKDPSDYKYYLFKHIHFDIFYNKDRVIEIYVRTDTNAVIDLTEDKEVDVEFYYAVKWKETNIPFEKRMDKYSQSSSLPHHLEIHWFSIINSCVTVLLLTGFLATILMRVLKNDFVKYADDEESAEDQEESGWKYIHGDVFRYPKYKSLFAAALGSGTQLFTLTIFIFILALVGVFYPYNRGALFTALVVIYALTSGIAGYTAISFYCQLEGTNWVMNLLLTGCLFCGPLFLTFCFLNTVAIAYTATAALPFGTIVVIVLIWALVTSPLLVLGGIAGKNSEAEFQAPCRTSKYPREIPPLPWYRGTIPQMAMAGFLPFSAIYIELYYIFASVWGHRIYTIYSILFIVFIILVIVTAFITVALTYFQLAAEDHEWWWRSFLCGGSTGLFIYAYCLYYYYARSEMSGFMQTSFFFGYMACICYGFFLMLGTVGFRAALLFVRHIYGSIKCE; translated from the exons atggcGGAGAAAATGGTGGCGATGCTATTCGTCGCCGTTTTGATGCTGATGGCGGTGGATCAGGTGAGGTCGGACGCATCGAACCATCGGTACAAGGAGGGGGACCAAGTGCCTCTCTATGCCAACAAGGTCGGCCCGTTTCACAATCCAAG cGAAACCTACCGATACTATGATCTTCCTTTCTGCTTGCCAG ATGACTTGAAAGAGAAGTCGGAAGCTCTTGGTGAAGTGTTGAATGGAGATCGATTAGTCAGTGCCCCCTACAAACTTGACTTCCTACGTGATAAAGACTCTGAGCGTGTTTGCAAGAAGACATTCACAAAGGAACAAGTGTTGCAGTTCCGATCTGCCGTGAAAAAAGACTATTACTTTCAGATGTTTTATGATGACTTACCCATTTGGGGATTCCTAGGGATGGTTGACAAGGAAGGCAAGGATCCCAGTGACTACAAGTATTACCTTTTCAAGCATATCCATTTTGATATCTTTTACAATAAGGACCGCGTGATCGAAATCTATGTGCGAACAGACACCAATGCCGTTATTGACCTTACAGAGGATAAAGAAGTTGATGTAGAGTTCTATTATGCCGTCAAATGGAAGGAAACAAACATCCCTTTTGAGAAGAGAATGGACAAATACTCGCAGTCATCTTCATTGCCTCATCATTTGGAGATCCATTGGTTCTCAATTATAAATTCATGCGTGACAGTTCTCCTTCTAACAGGGTTCCTTGCTACAATCCTCATGCGAGTACTTAAGAATGACTTTGTCAA ATATGCCGATGATGAGGAATCAGCTGAAGACCAGGAAGAGAGTGGTTGGAAATATATCCATGGAGATGTATTTAGGTACCCTAAATACAAGTCTCTATTTGCCGCTGCTCTTGGTTCTGGTACCCAATTATTTACTCT TACGATATTCATCTTCATCCTGGCATTGGTTGGCGTGTTTTATCCATACAACCGAGGAGCTCTATTCACTGCATTGGTTGTCATATATGCACTCACATCTGGAATTGCAGGTTACACTGCAATTTCCTTTTATTGTCAACTGGAAGGAACCAACTGG GTGATGAATCTGTTACTGACAGGATGTCTCTTCTGTGGGCCTCTGTTTCTCACATTCTGCTTCCTGAATACAGTTGCAATTGCTTACACTGCCACTGCTGCTCTTCCATTTGGCACAATTGTGGTTATTGTACTTATTTGGGCACTTGTGACCTCACCTTTGTTGGTGTTGGGTGGGATTGCTGGAAAGAATAGCGAGGCTGAGTTTCAAGCTCCTTGCCGCACTTCTAAATATCCCAGGGAAATTCCTCCCTTGCCATGGTATCGTGGAACAattcctcagatggctatggcaggGTTTCTTCCCTTTAgtgctatatatatagaacTCTACTACATATTCGCTAGTGTTTGGGGGCACAGGATTTATACTATCTACAGTAtcttgtttattgttttcattATCCTCGTGATAGTAACTGCTTTCATTACTGTGGCATTGACTTACTTCCAACTTGCTGCTGAGGACCATGAGTGGTGGTGGAG ATCTTTCCTCTGTGGCGGATCAACCGGCTTATTTATCTACGCCTATTGCTTATATTATTACTATGCGCGCTCAGAGATGTCTGGCTTCATGCAGACCTCATTTTTCTTTGGTTACATGGCTTGTATCTGCTATGGCTTCTTCCTCATGCTTGGAACTGTAGGTTTCCGTGCAGCTTTACTTTTTGTTCGTCACATATATGGGTCTATCAAGTGTGAGTAG